One segment of Methylocella silvestris BL2 DNA contains the following:
- a CDS encoding sigma-54 dependent transcriptional regulator yields MEEPGTVVIIARPGSDWSSSLEVLSERYAYRVVLAGSAAEALTTLSSIHVDLAIAEDNENESGGLDFLAGLRVSHPDIIRVYVTPKSGSMLEQTLAKAAIFQFLLKPLDAAQLGLVVERALETRELARRHRILSREFKISGGALMFAERKTALFRPESQRFEKLVYVSEQMAEMCDLARQAAQTELPILIQGETGTGKELLARAIHYNSLRRGSPLLVQNCGGMPDELLQSELFGHKRGAFTGAISDRLGLFRAADGGTVFLDEISEVSPSFQVSLLRFLQEGEVKPLGSDKVLHCDVRIIAASNRPLKALVERREFRQDLYFRLKGFEFEVPPLRARPNDIAPLAEFFAAKHADALGRKILGVSASVIDKLSNGEFPGNVRELENEIRRMVALARDGEYLTTRNMSPALLAAAPRERPGAGGFQPEGVTLKDQVESLEKQIVGRALARNHWNQSRAATELGLSRVGLANKIKRYNLVPSG; encoded by the coding sequence ATGGAAGAGCCCGGCACAGTCGTCATCATCGCGCGGCCCGGCAGCGACTGGAGCTCGTCGCTCGAGGTGCTCTCCGAGCGCTACGCCTATCGCGTCGTGCTCGCCGGCTCGGCTGCGGAAGCGTTGACGACGCTGTCTTCGATTCACGTCGATCTCGCCATCGCCGAGGACAATGAAAACGAAAGCGGCGGCCTCGATTTCCTTGCCGGCCTGCGCGTCTCGCACCCCGATATCATCCGTGTTTATGTGACGCCGAAGTCTGGATCGATGTTGGAGCAGACGCTGGCGAAGGCGGCGATTTTTCAGTTCCTGCTTAAGCCGCTCGACGCCGCGCAGCTTGGCCTCGTCGTCGAGCGCGCGCTTGAAACTCGCGAACTCGCGCGGCGCCACCGCATCCTCTCGCGCGAGTTCAAGATTTCCGGCGGCGCGCTGATGTTCGCCGAGCGCAAGACCGCATTGTTCCGGCCGGAAAGCCAGCGCTTCGAGAAGCTCGTCTATGTCAGCGAGCAAATGGCCGAGATGTGCGATCTGGCGCGGCAGGCGGCGCAAACCGAATTGCCCATCCTGATCCAGGGTGAGACCGGCACGGGAAAAGAACTGCTGGCGCGCGCGATCCATTATAATTCGCTGCGCCGCGGGAGCCCGCTTCTGGTGCAAAATTGCGGCGGGATGCCGGACGAGCTGCTGCAATCGGAATTGTTCGGGCATAAGCGCGGAGCTTTCACCGGCGCGATTTCGGACCGGCTCGGCCTGTTCCGCGCGGCTGACGGCGGCACGGTGTTTCTCGATGAGATATCGGAGGTCTCGCCCTCGTTCCAGGTCAGCCTGCTGCGGTTCCTGCAGGAAGGAGAGGTGAAGCCGCTCGGCTCCGACAAGGTGCTCCATTGCGACGTCCGCATCATCGCTGCGTCGAACCGGCCGCTGAAGGCGCTGGTTGAGCGCCGCGAATTCCGGCAGGATCTCTATTTCCGGCTGAAAGGCTTCGAGTTCGAAGTGCCGCCGCTGCGCGCGCGCCCGAACGACATCGCCCCGCTCGCCGAGTTCTTCGCCGCCAAACATGCCGACGCGCTCGGCCGGAAGATCCTTGGCGTCAGCGCCAGCGTCATCGACAAATTGAGCAATGGCGAGTTTCCCGGCAATGTGCGCGAGCTGGAAAACGAGATTCGACGCATGGTGGCGCTCGCCCGGGACGGCGAATATCTGACGACCCGCAATATGTCGCCGGCCCTGCTGGCCGCTGCGCCCCGTGAGAGGCCCGGCGCCGGCGGCTTCCAGCCCGAAGGCGTAACGCTCAAGGACCAGGTCGAAAGCCTGGAAAAGCAGATCGTCGGCCGGGCGCTCGCCCGCAACCACTGGAACCAGAGCCGCGCCGCGACCGAGCTCGGCTTGTCGCGCGTCGGCCTCGCCAATAAGATCAAGAGATACAATCTTGTTCCAAGCGGTTGA
- a CDS encoding heavy metal translocating P-type ATPase, whose amino-acid sequence MFNERLARRALIGIALLGLAGGLAAALLNRAELAQWIWAAGAIPVAVSLAVSIVRDLRAGRAGVDSVAFISMTAALALGEPLAGAVVAVMYAGGSVLEDFAVGRAERELKSLVDRAPRIAHRRVADSVQDAPIDEVAIGDRLLVRAGEIIPVDGLITSESASIDESALTGEPMPVSRHAGEAARSGTVNAGETFEMQASATAGASAYAAIIGLVTAAQTAKAPFIRVADRFALLLLPAALALAGAAWGFSHDPLRALAVLVAATPCPLILAAPVAFIAGTSRAARRGILIKGGGPLEALARAHTVMFDKTGTLTVGGARLVSIEAAPGANADEALRLAASLEQASHHVVAAAIVAAALEKGLSLEIPTSVRETMGSGLQGVIEGRKICAGSYSLVSGDRRPEDWAARALRRASWRSALSVFVAIDGRVVAALLLADELRPETPRAIAALRAAGVKRIVMVTGDRRDGAETIGAALDLDAVLADRAPADKVEAVAAERRLNPTVMVGDGINDAPALAAADVGMAMGARGASASSEAADVVILVDRLDRVSEAVAIARRTRAIALQSIIVGMGLSAVAMAAAALGFLPPVAGALTQEAIDVAVILNALRALGGGRASERALMPTATASSLRQGHQDLKTRLDRVRQIADALDDATGKTAAELIVEANRIIETYIVAHERDDEGAVYPQLASILPDARGLAAMSRAHREILHQGRLLSRLAAELQPEETDGALVRDAQRIIDSIDTLARLHNAQEEDIYQNVVADWDADIAPRTDGAGANHGA is encoded by the coding sequence ATGTTCAATGAACGGCTGGCCCGGCGCGCTCTGATCGGGATCGCCTTGCTCGGATTGGCCGGAGGCCTTGCCGCCGCGCTGTTGAACCGCGCCGAGCTCGCGCAATGGATTTGGGCCGCCGGCGCCATTCCCGTGGCGGTCAGTCTCGCCGTCTCCATTGTTCGGGACTTGCGCGCCGGCCGCGCCGGGGTCGATTCGGTTGCATTCATCTCCATGACGGCGGCGCTCGCGCTCGGCGAGCCGCTGGCTGGCGCGGTCGTGGCGGTCATGTATGCCGGCGGAAGCGTGTTGGAGGATTTCGCGGTCGGGCGCGCCGAGCGGGAGTTGAAGTCGCTGGTCGACCGCGCGCCGCGCATCGCCCATCGCCGCGTGGCGGACTCCGTCCAGGACGCGCCGATTGATGAGGTCGCGATCGGAGACCGGCTGCTTGTGCGGGCGGGCGAGATCATCCCGGTCGACGGTTTGATCACGAGCGAAAGCGCATCGATCGACGAATCGGCGTTGACGGGCGAGCCGATGCCCGTCTCGCGCCATGCCGGCGAAGCGGCGCGCAGCGGCACAGTCAACGCCGGCGAGACGTTTGAGATGCAGGCTTCGGCGACGGCGGGCGCAAGCGCCTACGCCGCGATCATCGGCCTCGTCACCGCGGCGCAGACCGCCAAAGCGCCTTTCATCCGGGTCGCGGACCGCTTCGCCCTGCTGCTTTTGCCGGCAGCGCTGGCGCTGGCCGGCGCCGCCTGGGGCTTTTCGCACGATCCCCTTCGCGCGCTCGCCGTCCTCGTCGCGGCGACGCCCTGCCCTTTGATCCTCGCCGCGCCCGTCGCCTTCATCGCCGGAACATCCCGCGCTGCGCGCCGCGGCATTCTGATCAAGGGCGGCGGTCCGCTGGAGGCGCTGGCGCGCGCGCATACAGTCATGTTCGACAAGACCGGCACCTTGACGGTCGGCGGCGCGCGGCTGGTTTCGATCGAAGCGGCTCCCGGCGCAAACGCCGATGAAGCGCTGCGGCTCGCGGCTTCGCTCGAGCAGGCCTCGCACCATGTCGTCGCCGCCGCCATCGTTGCGGCGGCGCTGGAAAAGGGCCTCTCCCTCGAGATCCCTACCTCCGTCCGTGAGACGATGGGATCGGGACTTCAAGGCGTGATCGAGGGGCGAAAGATCTGCGCCGGCTCCTATTCGCTCGTCTCCGGCGACCGTCGGCCAGAGGACTGGGCGGCTCGCGCGCTGCGGCGCGCCTCCTGGCGCTCAGCCCTCAGCGTTTTCGTCGCCATCGACGGGCGCGTCGTTGCAGCCTTGCTGCTGGCGGACGAGCTGCGGCCCGAGACTCCGCGGGCGATCGCCGCCCTTCGCGCCGCCGGCGTGAAGCGGATCGTCATGGTCACCGGCGACCGCAGGGACGGCGCCGAAACGATCGGCGCGGCGCTTGACCTCGACGCCGTGCTCGCCGATCGGGCGCCCGCCGACAAGGTTGAAGCAGTCGCCGCTGAGCGGCGGCTGAACCCCACCGTGATGGTCGGCGACGGGATCAACGACGCTCCGGCCCTGGCGGCGGCAGATGTCGGCATGGCCATGGGCGCGCGCGGCGCGAGCGCCTCCTCGGAAGCGGCCGACGTCGTCATCCTGGTCGATCGGCTGGACCGCGTGTCCGAGGCGGTCGCCATTGCGCGGCGCACCCGCGCTATCGCCCTGCAAAGCATCATCGTCGGCATGGGACTCTCCGCTGTGGCGATGGCGGCCGCGGCGCTCGGCTTTTTGCCTCCCGTCGCCGGCGCGCTGACGCAAGAGGCGATCGACGTGGCGGTGATCCTCAATGCGCTGCGAGCGCTCGGGGGCGGCCGCGCTTCCGAACGAGCCCTGATGCCGACCGCAACCGCAAGCAGCCTGCGGCAAGGCCATCAGGACCTCAAAACGCGCCTCGACCGCGTGCGCCAGATTGCCGACGCTCTCGACGACGCGACGGGGAAGACGGCGGCGGAGCTGATCGTCGAGGCGAACCGCATTATCGAAACCTATATTGTCGCGCATGAGCGCGACGACGAGGGCGCCGTCTATCCGCAGCTTGCAAGCATCCTTCCTGACGCGCGGGGCCTTGCCGCCATGAGCCGCGCCCACCGCGAGATCCTTCATCAGGGGAGGCTGCTCAGCCGCCTCGCGGCAGAGCTTCAGCCGGAGGAAACCGACGGCGCCCTCGTGCGGGATGCGCAGCGCATCATCGATTCGATCGATACTCTGGCGCGGCTGCACAATGCGCAGGAGGAAGACATTTATCAGAATGTCGTCGCCGATTGGGACGCCGACATTGCGCCGCGGACAGACGGAGCCGGCGCGAATCACGGCGCATAA
- a CDS encoding ANTAR domain-containing response regulator gives MSLKILLIDTDSERAEALEKKFSEAGFVDVARAPSGGDLIAAVERLLPDLIIIDMALPDRDALEDLRHLSANAPRPIVMFSDEDDPAFVGEAIAAGVCSYNLSGVANREVKPIVASAIALFQRYRHVESELAAAKAQLDERRLIERAKAALMRGRKMTEPEAYRWLQRKAMNENSKLFLVAAAFVKKEEADARGK, from the coding sequence ATGTCCCTGAAAATTCTGCTCATCGACACGGATTCCGAGCGCGCGGAGGCTTTGGAAAAGAAATTTTCCGAAGCGGGCTTCGTCGATGTCGCGCGGGCGCCGAGCGGGGGCGACCTGATTGCGGCGGTCGAGCGGCTCTTGCCCGATCTCATCATTATCGACATGGCCCTGCCGGACCGCGACGCTCTCGAGGATCTCCGCCATCTTTCCGCCAATGCGCCGCGTCCGATCGTGATGTTTTCTGATGAGGACGATCCGGCGTTCGTCGGCGAGGCGATCGCTGCGGGCGTGTGCTCCTACAATCTGTCGGGCGTCGCAAACCGGGAGGTGAAGCCAATTGTCGCTTCCGCAATCGCGCTGTTCCAGCGCTATCGGCATGTCGAAAGCGAACTCGCCGCCGCCAAAGCTCAACTTGACGAGCGCCGGCTCATTGAACGGGCCAAGGCGGCGCTGATGCGAGGCCGGAAAATGACGGAGCCCGAGGCCTATCGCTGGCTTCAACGCAAGGCGATGAACGAGAACAGCAAATTGTTTCTGGTCGCCGCCGCGTTCGTAAAGAAGGAAGAAGCCGATGCGCGGGGCAAATGA
- a CDS encoding CmpA/NrtA family ABC transporter substrate-binding protein, whose amino-acid sequence MSRGEPETAPAAARGAGPARMRIGFLQLTDAAPLIVAQEFGYFAEEGIDAELAPEPSWANIADKLVYGFLDAAVIVPPLAFAIELGLRGVAQPLIVPCAISLGGNTITLARDVAAEVRALVKRDGRSTADALAGWLRAQSAPPPPFGVVHAYSTHNLLMRYWLATAGVDIGREATLAVVPPALAVDALRSRQIVGFCAGAPWGEIAARAGVGVTVATSRDIWQNAPEKAFAVRESWIDQRPDALGGAVRALVRAAQFCDAPENASYTASLLSRQKYLNVDSHAILPSLPGGGIARDNLSSFYRNAATFPWRSHALWFLREMTRWGLIEAGLDLPALAARVYRPDLYRSAVKPLDIPTPLVDAKREGAHAAPWLLDASPAPISMSADLFCDGAIFDPGALIDAARRNF is encoded by the coding sequence ATGAGTCGGGGGGAGCCAGAAACTGCGCCGGCTGCCGCGCGCGGCGCCGGTCCGGCGCGGATGCGGATCGGCTTCCTGCAGCTGACCGACGCCGCGCCGCTGATCGTCGCGCAGGAGTTCGGCTATTTCGCCGAAGAGGGCATCGACGCCGAGCTCGCGCCGGAGCCGTCCTGGGCGAATATCGCCGACAAGCTGGTCTATGGATTTCTTGACGCCGCGGTGATCGTGCCGCCGCTTGCCTTCGCCATCGAACTCGGGCTTCGCGGCGTCGCGCAGCCTCTGATCGTTCCCTGCGCGATCAGCCTCGGCGGCAATACGATTACGCTCGCGCGGGATGTGGCCGCGGAGGTTCGCGCCCTCGTCAAGCGAGACGGGCGATCGACGGCCGATGCGCTCGCCGGCTGGCTGCGCGCGCAAAGCGCGCCGCCGCCGCCCTTCGGCGTGGTCCACGCCTATTCGACGCATAATCTCCTGATGCGCTATTGGCTGGCGACGGCCGGCGTCGATATCGGGCGCGAGGCGACGCTCGCCGTCGTGCCGCCGGCCCTCGCCGTCGACGCTTTGCGGTCGCGCCAGATTGTCGGCTTTTGCGCCGGCGCGCCGTGGGGCGAAATCGCGGCGCGCGCGGGTGTTGGCGTCACAGTCGCGACCTCAAGGGATATTTGGCAGAACGCGCCGGAGAAGGCCTTCGCCGTCCGCGAATCCTGGATCGATCAGCGTCCGGACGCTTTGGGCGGCGCCGTCCGCGCGCTGGTTCGCGCGGCGCAATTTTGCGACGCGCCGGAAAACGCATCCTATACGGCCTCGCTTCTCTCACGGCAGAAATATCTGAATGTCGATAGTCATGCGATCTTGCCCTCGCTGCCCGGCGGCGGCATCGCGCGGGACAATCTGTCGAGCTTTTATCGCAACGCCGCGACCTTTCCTTGGCGGTCGCATGCCTTGTGGTTTCTGCGCGAGATGACGCGCTGGGGGTTGATCGAGGCCGGCCTCGACCTTCCGGCGTTGGCCGCGCGGGTTTATCGTCCCGATCTTTACAGATCGGCCGTGAAGCCGCTCGACATTCCGACGCCGCTCGTCGACGCGAAGAGGGAAGGCGCCCATGCCGCCCCCTGGCTGCTGGATGCTTCGCCCGCGCCGATTTCGATGAGCGCCGATTTGTTTTGCGATGGGGCTATATTCGACCCAGGCGCCTTGATTGACGCTGCGCGGCGCAATTTTTGA
- the cobA gene encoding uroporphyrinogen-III C-methyltransferase gives MKLPRDSAQADVGPTLFFPAPTRSDDASPALVSMALEPVGVRPEAATPSVFFVGAGPGDPDLLTVRALKLLGAADVVLYDALVSDDVLRLIKRGAKRIAVGKRAGAPCIAQSDINRMLVRLARPGRKLVRLKGGDPLIFARLGEEIATLEAAGVPFEIIPGVTAASAAAAAAGVSLTTRGEARRVQFVTAHARAGEELALDWRSLADDKATTVFYMAREAAAQIAARLMAHGLGARTPVLLMSDVSRPSQMRLRACLCELQPAVDLFPPGVPLIIVVGEATAAASIAAHPQSDARAVMRG, from the coding sequence ATGAAGCTACCGCGAGACTCGGCGCAGGCCGACGTCGGCCCGACGCTGTTTTTTCCTGCCCCTACTCGTTCGGATGACGCATCGCCCGCGCTTGTCTCAATGGCGCTTGAGCCTGTTGGCGTCAGGCCCGAGGCCGCAACGCCATCGGTCTTCTTCGTCGGCGCAGGCCCGGGCGATCCCGATCTTCTGACGGTTCGCGCGCTGAAGCTGCTCGGCGCGGCCGACGTCGTTCTCTATGACGCGCTCGTCAGCGACGACGTCCTGCGTTTGATCAAGCGCGGCGCAAAGCGCATCGCCGTCGGAAAACGCGCCGGCGCGCCCTGCATCGCCCAGAGCGACATCAACCGCATGCTTGTGCGTCTCGCGCGTCCGGGGCGAAAGCTCGTACGGCTCAAGGGCGGCGATCCGCTGATCTTCGCGCGGCTTGGCGAGGAGATCGCCACGCTTGAAGCCGCCGGCGTCCCCTTTGAAATCATTCCCGGCGTCACCGCCGCCTCAGCCGCCGCGGCCGCCGCCGGCGTCTCTTTGACGACACGCGGAGAAGCGCGCCGCGTGCAATTCGTCACGGCCCACGCGCGGGCCGGCGAGGAGCTCGCGCTCGACTGGCGAAGCCTTGCCGACGACAAAGCGACAACCGTCTTTTACATGGCGCGCGAGGCCGCCGCGCAGATCGCCGCCAGGCTGATGGCGCATGGGCTGGGCGCGCGCACGCCGGTCCTGTTGATGAGCGACGTCAGTCGTCCAAGTCAAATGCGCCTGCGCGCCTGCCTTTGCGAACTACAGCCCGCGGTCGATCTGTTTCCACCAGGCGTCCCCCTCATCATTGTCGTCGGCGAGGCGACAGCCGCGGCGTCGATCGCTGCTCATCCGCAGTCAGACGCGCGCGCCGTGATGCGCGGATAG
- a CDS encoding nitrate/nitrite transporter encodes MIGKEFFKAGHPPTLFAAFFYFDMAFMVWVLLGPLGVQIAGDLGLNAGQKGLMVAIPILAGALLRVVMGVMVDRIKPKLTGVIGQLIVIAGLLVAWSLGISSFGGVLALGVVLGVAGASFAVALPLASRWYPPQYQGVALGIAGAGNSGTVLAALFAPTLAAHFGWINVIGLAAIPVAIALVVYLLLAKDAPNQPAPKSFADYAAVLKLPDAWWFMFFYFVTFGGFSGLASSLTIYFNSEYGLSPVAAGYATAACVFAGSLVRPIGGALADRTGGVRALTIMYCVAAAALTIVSFRLPQMGAALAVFVVAMLALGMGNGAVFQLVPQRFRHEIGVMTGLVGMTGGVGGFYLASSLGYSKQFTGTYQLGLLVFAILAVSALIGLTSIKRRWRTTWGAAGMGVARI; translated from the coding sequence ATGATCGGTAAGGAATTCTTCAAGGCAGGACACCCCCCGACGCTATTCGCCGCCTTTTTCTATTTCGACATGGCGTTCATGGTGTGGGTTCTGCTGGGACCGCTCGGGGTGCAGATCGCCGGCGATCTCGGGCTGAACGCCGGTCAGAAGGGGTTGATGGTCGCAATTCCGATCCTGGCCGGCGCGCTGCTTCGCGTCGTCATGGGCGTGATGGTTGATCGCATCAAGCCAAAGCTCACGGGCGTGATCGGCCAGCTCATCGTCATCGCCGGATTGCTCGTCGCCTGGTCTTTGGGAATTTCGAGCTTTGGCGGCGTTCTGGCCCTTGGCGTGGTGCTGGGCGTCGCCGGCGCATCCTTCGCCGTCGCCCTGCCGCTCGCCTCACGTTGGTATCCGCCGCAATATCAGGGGGTCGCGCTCGGCATCGCTGGAGCCGGCAATTCCGGCACGGTCCTCGCGGCCCTGTTTGCGCCGACGCTCGCCGCCCATTTTGGCTGGATCAACGTCATCGGCCTCGCCGCCATTCCGGTCGCTATCGCGCTCGTCGTTTATCTGTTGCTCGCCAAGGACGCCCCGAACCAGCCTGCGCCGAAGTCCTTCGCTGACTATGCGGCGGTGCTTAAACTGCCCGACGCCTGGTGGTTCATGTTTTTCTATTTCGTGACATTCGGCGGTTTCTCCGGCCTTGCCTCGTCGCTGACGATCTATTTCAACAGCGAATACGGGCTGAGCCCTGTTGCGGCTGGCTATGCGACCGCGGCCTGCGTCTTCGCCGGATCGCTGGTGCGGCCGATCGGCGGCGCGCTCGCCGATCGCACCGGCGGCGTTCGCGCCTTGACGATCATGTACTGCGTCGCGGCCGCCGCGCTGACGATCGTTAGCTTTCGGCTGCCGCAAATGGGCGCGGCGCTCGCCGTCTTCGTCGTCGCCATGCTGGCGCTCGGCATGGGCAATGGCGCGGTGTTTCAGCTTGTGCCGCAGCGTTTCCGGCATGAAATCGGCGTCATGACCGGGCTTGTCGGCATGACGGGCGGCGTCGGCGGCTTCTATCTCGCCTCCAGTCTTGGCTATTCGAAACAATTCACCGGAACTTATCAGCTTGGCCTGCTTGTCTTCGCCATTCTCGCCGTCTCGGCGCTGATCGGATTGACCAGCATCAAGCGTCGCTGGCGCACCACATGGGGCGCGGCGGGCATGGGCGTCGCGCGGATTTGA
- a CDS encoding molybdopterin oxidoreductase family protein, which translates to MHDATPKATTVLTHCPYCAMQCGMALVNDGERWSVASRDFPTNRGGLCRKGWTAAALLDAPDRLRTPLMRDHKGGKLRPASWDEALDHVVTRLEEISERSGPDAIGIFGGGGLTNEKAYMLGKFARIGLGTANIDYNGRFCMASAAAAGVKAFGLDRGMPFPMEDISRTQAILTIGGNPAETLPVMMQYFDAQREAGGTLIVVDPRRSETAKRASLHLQLTPGTDAALANGLLHVAIQHGLIDRDFIETRTSGFEAARRTASRYWPDRVERITGVPARQIEQAAHMIGEAETAMLLTGRGPEQQSQGVNNVLSFVNFMLALGKAGKPHCGYAALTGQGNGQGGREHGQKADQLPGYRRIDNPQHRDEVAAVWGVDPADLPKAGLSAVELLNALGQPGGVEALLVMGSNIVVAAPDSSRLLDRLGKLDLLVVADMFLSETAALADVVLPVAQWAEEEGTMTNLEGRILLRRPVRPPPDGVRTDNEVLKGLADRLGKGRYFTSDARETFEELGRASSGGGADYAGVTYERIDAEDGVFWPCPSPGHPGTPRLFLDRFATEDGKARFHAVEHRLSAESPDAGFPYLLTTGRVLQHYNSGAQTRRVDELRAASPEPFVEIHSETARTLGVGDGDLVALTTRRGRIVFKARLTPDIRFDTLFVPFHWGAGSVNALTNAVFDPVSKIPEFKICAVRIEKVGADAARRLNPISNN; encoded by the coding sequence ATGCACGACGCCACGCCGAAAGCGACGACGGTGCTCACCCATTGCCCGTATTGCGCCATGCAATGCGGCATGGCGCTCGTCAATGACGGCGAGCGCTGGTCTGTGGCCTCGCGCGACTTTCCGACCAACCGGGGCGGACTTTGCCGCAAGGGCTGGACCGCTGCGGCGCTGCTTGACGCCCCCGATCGTCTGCGCACGCCGCTCATGCGCGATCACAAGGGGGGCAAGCTTCGGCCGGCGTCGTGGGATGAAGCGTTGGATCATGTCGTCACAAGACTCGAGGAGATTTCTGAGCGCTCCGGGCCGGACGCGATCGGAATTTTCGGCGGCGGCGGCCTCACTAATGAAAAAGCCTACATGCTCGGCAAGTTTGCCCGCATCGGGCTTGGGACGGCCAATATCGACTACAATGGACGCTTCTGCATGGCTTCGGCCGCCGCGGCCGGCGTCAAGGCGTTCGGCCTCGATCGCGGCATGCCATTTCCGATGGAGGATATCAGCAGGACGCAGGCGATCCTGACGATCGGCGGCAATCCGGCCGAAACCCTGCCGGTGATGATGCAATATTTCGATGCGCAGCGCGAAGCGGGCGGAACGCTGATCGTCGTCGATCCGCGCCGCTCGGAAACGGCGAAACGCGCCAGCCTGCACCTGCAGCTGACGCCCGGAACCGACGCCGCGCTCGCCAATGGGTTGTTGCATGTTGCGATCCAGCACGGGCTGATCGACCGCGATTTTATCGAGACGCGCACGAGCGGATTTGAGGCGGCGCGGCGCACGGCCTCACGCTACTGGCCGGACCGGGTCGAGCGCATCACCGGCGTGCCCGCGCGGCAGATCGAGCAGGCCGCGCATATGATCGGCGAGGCGGAAACCGCCATGCTGCTGACCGGGCGCGGCCCCGAGCAGCAGAGCCAAGGCGTCAACAATGTGCTGTCGTTCGTCAATTTTATGCTGGCGCTGGGAAAAGCCGGCAAGCCCCATTGCGGTTATGCCGCCCTGACCGGGCAGGGCAATGGCCAGGGCGGGCGTGAACACGGCCAAAAGGCCGACCAGCTTCCGGGCTATCGCCGGATCGATAATCCACAGCATCGCGACGAGGTCGCCGCCGTCTGGGGCGTCGATCCAGCCGACCTGCCAAAGGCCGGCCTGTCCGCCGTCGAGCTTCTGAACGCGCTTGGACAGCCGGGGGGCGTCGAGGCGCTTCTGGTGATGGGCTCCAACATTGTCGTCGCCGCGCCGGATTCGTCCCGTCTCCTCGACCGGCTGGGGAAGCTTGATCTTCTTGTTGTCGCCGACATGTTTTTGTCAGAGACGGCGGCGCTCGCCGACGTCGTGCTTCCCGTCGCCCAATGGGCGGAGGAGGAAGGCACGATGACCAATCTCGAAGGGCGCATTCTGTTACGCCGCCCGGTAAGGCCGCCGCCGGACGGCGTCAGGACCGACAATGAGGTTCTGAAAGGGCTGGCCGACCGCCTCGGCAAGGGGCGCTATTTTACGTCGGATGCGCGCGAAACGTTTGAAGAACTGGGCCGCGCCAGCAGCGGCGGCGGCGCCGATTACGCCGGCGTCACCTATGAGCGGATCGACGCCGAGGACGGCGTCTTCTGGCCCTGTCCTTCGCCCGGCCATCCCGGCACGCCACGCCTTTTTCTCGACCGCTTCGCGACCGAGGACGGCAAGGCGCGGTTTCACGCCGTCGAGCACAGGCTGTCGGCGGAAAGTCCGGATGCGGGCTTTCCCTATCTGCTGACGACCGGGCGCGTGCTCCAGCATTATAATTCGGGCGCGCAGACCCGGCGCGTCGATGAATTGCGCGCCGCCTCGCCCGAACCCTTCGTCGAGATTCATTCCGAGACGGCGAGAACGCTTGGCGTCGGGGACGGCGATCTCGTCGCGCTGACGACGCGCCGCGGCCGCATCGTCTTCAAGGCGCGGCTGACGCCCGACATCCGCTTCGACACGCTGTTCGTTCCATTTCATTGGGGCGCGGGCTCGGTGAACGCCTTGACCAACGCCGTCTTCGATCCGGTGTCGAAGATACCCGAATTCAAGATCTGCGCCGTCCGGATCGAGAAAGTCGGCGCCGATGCGGCCCGGCGCCTCAACCCAATATCCAACAACTGA